In the genome of Amaranthus tricolor cultivar Red isolate AtriRed21 chromosome 15, ASM2621246v1, whole genome shotgun sequence, one region contains:
- the LOC130801381 gene encoding ABC transporter G family member 24-like: MIVATAKGCSYFMQVMLLVFICCSLMAAITGSHAQEQASRSSKNGVLANQLDVQTRVLKNVVDNVTDRLASQMQSRASFCIVDQKTDWNRSFNYSNWDFLTSCTKKTKDVGSRLCTEAEIRVYLSSFFGGNGGLQTETNRNCNLTSWVSGCEPGWACSIGSMKGFSFQNSTKAIPPRTSDCKPCCAGFFCPQGLTCMIPCPLGSYCAQATYNTTTGLCEPYNYQLPPGRNHTCGGANIWADVGRSSQVFCPAGSYCPTTTEKRPCNSRHYCMQGSTVQTRCSKLITCKENAEEQNIHTYGIMLIIALVVLLIIIYNFSDQILSLRERRRARYRERAVRSVQQQERALARWKLAKDAAKKHVTNLRANLSRRFSDNNHETNNFKILHDSDIQEDFSSLTINNAGNSSDPQSSSIGSKTSHTHGSSSLEIEDKNSKKKVLKEKEISSDSKIFKYAYAQIGKERSQEKQFENLTFSGVVSMATREEIKKRPLIEVVFKDLNLILKGKKRYLLKCLTGKIMPGRITAVMGPSGAGKTTLMSALAGKETGCTKSGLVLINGKPESIHSYKKIVGFVPQDDIVHGNLTVEENLWFSAWCRLSTKLSRADKVLIVERVLMYLGLQEVRDSLVGTVEQRGISGGQRKRVNVGLEMVIEPSLLFLDEPTSGLDSSSSRLLLKALKHEALAGVNICMVVHQPSYALFKMFDDLILLAKGGHMVYHGSIRQVEDYFGGLGINVPERVNPPDYYIDILEGLLEPSQSSNLNYKDLPLKWMLHNGYSVPEDMRSRAAELGGPQRGESSGSGGELQSFTEELWQDLRSNVERRRDHLHHYIFKQKDLANRRTPGVIRQYKYFLGRITKQRLREAKIQATDYLILLLAGACLGAITKISDTDFGAAGYTYTIIAMSLLCQIAALRTFSLDKLQYLRESASGISSLAHFLAKDTVDHFNTLIKPAMYLSMFYFLTNPRSTFLDNYIVLVCLVYCVTGIGYAFAILLNPAPAQLFSVLVPVCFTLISSQSIKNHGLRGIANLSYPKWTLEAFVIANAKRYYGVWLINRCGVLAKLGYNLHDWRFSILILIAYGFVSRVIAFIGLLIIRKK, encoded by the exons ATGATTGTTGCAACAGCAAAAGGGTGTTCTTATTTTATGCAGGTTATGCTGTTAGTGTTCATATGCTGCTCATTAATGGCGGCAATAACAGGTAGCCATGCTCAAGAACAGGCTTCAAGAAGCAGTAAAAATGGTGTTTTGGCAAATCAATTAGATGTTCAAACTAGGGTTTTAAAGAATGTTGTTGATAATGTAACGGATAGACTTGCTTCTCAGATGCAATCTCGTGCTAGCTTTTGCATTGTTGATCA GAAGACTGACTGGAATAGATCTTTTAATTATTCTAATTGGGATTTCCTTACTTCATGCACGAAAAAAACTAAAG ATGTTGGATCGCGATTGTGTACAGAAGCCGAGATAAGAGTATACTTAAGCAGCTTCTTTGGAGGAAATGGTGGCCTTCAAACTGAAACTAACAGAAACTGTAATTTAACTTCATGGGTTTCTGGATGTGAGCCTGGATGGGCGTGCAGCATTGGTTCCATGAAAGGATTTAGCTTTCAGAATAGTACTAAGGCCATACCTCCAAGAACATCTGACTGTAAACCTTGCTGTGCTGGTTTCTTTTGTCCTCAAGGTCTTACCTGCATGATTC CTTGTCCTCTGGGCTCGTACTGTGCACAGGCGACATATAATACAACAACAGGATTATGTGAACC ATACAATTATCAACTTCCCCCTGGACGGAATCATACATGTGGTGGAGCGAACATATGGGCTGATGTTGGTAGAAGTTCACAGGTTTTCTGCCCTGCTGGATCATACTGTCCAACAACCACAGAAAAAAGACCTTGCAATAGCAG GCATTACTGCATGCAAGGTTCTACAGTACAAACTC GTTGCTCCAAATTAATAACATGCAAGGAAAATGCGGAGGAACAAAACATTCATACATATGGAATCATGCTCATT ATTGCCTTAGTTGTTCTTCTTATCATCATTTACAACTTCTCCGATCAAATCCTTTCCCTTCGAGAGAGAAGGCGTGCTAGATACCGAGAACGAGCTGTTAGAAGTGTGCAGCAGCAGGAACGTGCATTAGCACGATGGAAACTTGCAAAAGACGCTGCCAAGAAGCACGTTACTAACTTACGTGCAAATCTCTCTAGAAGATTTTCAGATAATAATCACGAAactaataatttcaaaattttacaCGATTCTGACATCCAAGAAGATTTTTCTTCATTAACAATCAATAATGCAGGCAATTCAAGTGATCCACAATCGTCATCCATAGGCTCCAAAACATCACATACTCATGGTAGTTCAAGTTTAGAGATCGAAGATAAAAACTCGAAGAAAAAAGTTTTGAAGGAAAAAGAAATTAGTTCGGATAGTAAGATTTTCAAGTATGCATATGCACAAATCGGGAAAGAAAGATCTCAAGAGAAACAGTTCGAGAATTTGACCTTTTCGGGAGTGGTCTCAATGGCTACTAGGGaagaaatcaagaaaaggcCTTTAATAGAAGTTGTTTTTAAAGATCTTAACTTGATACTGAAAGGCAAGAAAAGATATCTCTTAAAATGTCTAACCGGGAAAATTATGCCAGGGCGTATCACTGCTGTCATGGGTCCATCAGGTGCAGGGAAAACGACATTAATGTCTGCATTAGCAGGAAAAGAAACAGGTTGCACAAAGAGCGGATTAGTTCTTATAAATGGGAAGCCGGAGTCTATACATTCGTACAAGAAGATTGTAGGTTTTGTGCCACAAGATGATATAGTACATGGGAATTTGACGGTAGAGGAGAATCTTTGGTTTAGTGCATGGTGCAGACTGTCTACTAAATTATCGAGAGCAGACAAAGTTCTGATTGTTGAAAGAGTGTTAATGTACTTGGGGCTACAAGAGGTTCGGGATTCCTTGGTTGGTACTGTGGAGCAACGAGGAATCTCCGGGGGTCAGAGAAAGCGAGTTAATGTTGGCCTAGAGATGGTCATTGAACCTTCACTTTTGTTTTTGGATGAACCCACCTCCGGTTTGGATAGTTCGTCTTCTCGATTACTTCTAAAAGCACTTAAGCATGAAGCCTTAGCAGGAGTGAATATTTGCATGGTAGTTCATCAGCCTAG CTATGCACTATTCAAGATGTTTGATGACTTGATACTTCTTGCAAAAGGCGGTCACATGGTGTATCATGGATCAATACGACAGGTAGAGGATTACTTTGGAGGTCTAGGAATCAATGTCCCAGAACGCGTGAACCCTCCTGATTACTATATCGATATTCTCGAGGGCTTGTTGGAGCCAAGCCAAAGCTCTAATCTAAACTACAAAGATCTTCCTCTTAAATGGATGCTACACAATGGGTATTCAGTACCGGAAGATATGCGATCCAGAGCTGCTGAACTAGGAGGTCCTCAAAGAGGCGAATCTAGTGGTTCGGGTGGTGAGCTCCAATCGTTTACTGAAGAATTATGGCAGGACTTACGGAGCAATGTTGAGAGACGGCGTGATCATCTACACCATTATATCTTCAAGCAAAAGGATTTGGCGAATCGGAGAACCCCAGGCGTGATTCGCCAATACAAGTACTTCCTTGGCAG AATAACCAAGCAGCGACTGAGAGAAGCCAAGATACAGGCAACAGATTATCTTATACTATTACTGGCTGGAGCTTGCCTAGGGGCTATTACTAAAATCAGTGACACTGATTTTGGAGCAGCTGGTTATACATATACTATCATTGCTATGT CTCTCTTATGTCAAATAGCTGCACTAAGAACCTTTTCTTTAGACAAGTTACAATACTTGAGGGAGAGTGCTTCTGGCATTAGCAGCTTGGCTCATTTCCTCGCTAAAGATACCGTGGATCACTTCAATACACTTATCAAGCCTGCAATGTACCTTTCGATGTTTTACTTCTTAACGAATCCAAGATCGACCTTCTTAGACAATTATATCGTTTTGGTTTGTCTTGTTTATTGTGTGACGGGAATTGGTTATGCCTTTGCTATCTTACTAAATCCCGCTCCTGCACAACTC TTTTCAGTGCTTGTTCCTGTTTGTTTCACCCTGATTTCGAGTCAGTCAATAAAGAACCATGGACTAAGAGGCATAGCTAACCTAAGCTATCCTAAGTGGACCTTGGAAGCCTTTGTGATTGCAAATGCAAAGAG GTATTATGGAGTATGGCTCATAAATCGTTGCGGCGTTCTTGCTAAGTTGGGGTATAATCTCCATGATTGGAGATTTAGCATCTTGATTCTTATTGCTTACGGTTTTGTTAGCCGTGTGATCGCTTTCATCGGTCTTCTTATCATCCGAAAAAAGTGA